A region from the Halichondria panicea chromosome 11, odHalPani1.1, whole genome shotgun sequence genome encodes:
- the LOC135343806 gene encoding protocadherin Fat 4-like: MFPCKHQLYLLLAAVTLQCCLAQQDFSTAPIPNPFEIGNMYPPRSETDVCRPIQDYIDRGSARFNSQLVTNTNSDITFATSDSRIMSSRLQSRLNTLATTYTSRRITVLRAWTPFRDGALDDLSLHYEGRTISVRLEGGNDGDYRNLLTAAIDSQFDWVFYENFNTVRLSVIPSSCDRNIDVVFIIDQSGSVGSTNHNLAKQFISNVVSFFSISPTQTRVGIVTYSGSSRIEFGLLRYTNLGALTTAINNIPYRGGQTATALALEDAREALDPSQDHGARPASEGIPRIAILITDGKSNSYSITNPANNLKNSGVQVYTIGVSNPDLAELRFISSDPDDEHVFLLSNYRDAIAFVDFLSVTTCETAAIVGTCERTSTLVPQDSLQYYQAECSSFTSSVLVELTDLSGASFLYCSTATTNPGPLTSNTVRDERTGVSRRQCQLSIPPGTETIHIGVLGQEVMNNVLLVVMDRILTQTQVTDNVVEGDQYSLDLITLLRSDATSQSWVYRIADGNDGNVFQISNGRFFRIRSSSLSSISFDAQAQYNVLVIVERSGATCSCSQLQIQLNIITNRVDFEVTPSDATVREDAAIGRNVVTVTATNGAGSITYSITSGNTGNAFSIDSTSGVVEVASALNFETVNSYSLTVRANVVGTSVTGTTSFTITVIDVNEDPFFVTSCARQGSCSYPINENRPANTWIGRIEANDPDMPTLTNGMLSYRISPADVPFTINSNGGISTSAILDYETATSHSFRVIVTDGSVSISTAVLVSVNDLNDNAPLISGPNTVNINENTQTGFVLTQYQASDADSGNNAIIQFSMTTSGGFLPFDIDSSEGSLTVTGDLDYELVQEYSITVTAANPGTNQINSIDTRIIVNNLNDNRPTFIGAPYSGIVIEHSDAGTSVVTVQATDTDSGSPGVVRYSIVGGNFGSAFRVAAETGVVTVANEIDRESVSMFDLRVRARDLGQPEQRRTTIIPITVSDINDHSPVFNPAAYSAQVREDVSVNTEIFTVFAFDNDEVGNPNSEISYSITLGNVGSVFSIDSTTGIVSISSGLDFETVSSYTLTITATDRGSPSLAGSAMAAITVVNVNDVPPSVQGSVNISLSENTPTGVEVVDYDATDADQSTLTFSFNFGNDEGKFSIDATSGRITLVVSLDFETTQRYNIEVSVSDGDLETTSALVIDVLDENDFSPIFNSPTMFEVAEELASGTLIGTVNAVDSDGSSPNNQVTYAFAQQSAITDHITLDTNSGEIRTNGILDREELTQIFLPPLSRQSVNIVARDGGSPSQQSSVSITITLLDDNDNAPVFGDSSYGNSLLENLTPRQTVFQLSATDADLETNADIRFSFTLTDNSGNSNPFEMDEVSGLLEMITPLDCEQQSSYSFTLTAVDLGSPRQSSSVSGQLTVLDENDNAPIFTMDTYNFDVFEDVQQDASIAQVLASDADKGTNGEVVYSIINQEIIPESFETGVEVIPSLRINSSTGEIFLETEFNFEQQDQYNVTVLANDRGVPRMSSSAQVIFNIQNADESAPSFPTLCEFSVPENASLNVVIAECLATDEDNIATSPSDVLVTYSIFSGNQNNVLAIDSNTGGISLLQALDRETTPSHSFTIQGQDISGRTAFQNVRIIVSDANDNSPQFGSSSYSYDFTVSRIQSRTQNLITVSATDMDINENSAITYSITSVTREDRRTTLEITAEDGGSPVSSSTVDIVISFEEVCLLQEYSIDSSTGLVSASVLCSVSISPRALNITLGGSSTLSCQILHNSPMSYQWIHNGSFITSLSMTNQNSEISYTLSNARPSDQGEYACKVSTAAGSLQSASEFVSIQVPPTITVPPVDQAAKEGESVTFTCTAVGVPDPKIEWFRDSTSVQQGSTLVIEKIDSTDTGTYTCAATNSDLINSAIASATLTLYKSENVVELSLDKINSPSQDGTCHYIDYDAITSTINDLTRQTTLITGVEGSNICDVSACLPTPCQNRGTCSLNDRSLGGYECSCADGYTGTNCAQDVPECAEDPCENGGSCAELEGSFQCDCVSGFNGHRCQYTDTCATSNNCTAGTELCVDNFVGGTQCVPQPTPATSLIITGLNIKPGFLNDIIQSYLERQVASRRKRQLIFTTSCEPRFIEMSSEMWSLVWLCVAPDTTPTAEEVASLCLVLLESGHVTSCTPPGGEEMVLPTPPPLPETNATIDIILVRPITGEALDALLIVKELENTGAVAAISQNTGSEVTTITAEDPGPRVDPGGNEPADGTGSVGAGAAIGALLLLCVVVGLVVGGVVGVVKYKEHRRRQGSKRNHALERAQSLHSINTEAPPPHKQLQSTSSTMDLLDNRPSNSGSQGDPLSPVTPRSTDEVFANVDVVEGDNEC, encoded by the exons ATGTTTCCATGTAAACACCAGTTGTATCTGTTGCTAGCAGCAGTCACACTGCAGTGCTGTCTAGCTCAGCAAGATTTTTCTACAGCTCCTATTCCAAATCCATTCGAGATCGGAAATATGTACCCTCCTCGATCAGAAACAGATGTTTGCAGACCCATTCAGGACTACATCGATCGTGGCTCTGCAAGATTCAACTCTCAACTCGTAACAAACACCAACTCAGACATAACTTTTGCAACCAGTGACAGCCGAATCATGTCGTCACGGTTACAATCTCGTTTGAACACTCTGGCCACGACGTACACCAGCAGAAGGATAACAGTTTTGAGGGCTTGGACACCATTCCGAGATGGAGCTCTGGATGACCTCTCTCTACATTACGAAG gtcGTACAATTAGTGTTCGATTGGAAGGTGGCAACGATGGAGATTACAGGAATCTACTCACAGCTGCCATAGACTCACAATTTGACTGGGTTTTCTATGAAAATTTCAACACCGTTCGACTCAGTGTGATCCCTTCAA gtTGTGATCGCAACATTGACGTAGTGTTCATTATCGACCAGTCGGGTAGTGTAGGGAGCACAAATCACAACCTTGCAAAACAGTTCATATCCAACGTTGTCTCTTTCTTCTCCATTAGTCCCACACAAACCAGAGTAGGGATAGTCACCTACTCAGGCAGCTCTCGAATAGAATTTGGCCTATTGCGATACACCAATTTGGGCGCCTTGACCACAGCTATAAACAACATTCCGTACAGAGGAGGGCAGACAGCTACAGCGTTAGCTCTGGAGGATGCTAGAGAGGCCCTGGACCCTTCCCAAGACCATGGTGCAAGACCAGCTTCAGAGGGAATCCCTAGGATTGCCATTCTCATAACTG ATGGGAAATCAAACTCATACTCCATTACAAATCCTGCCAATAATCTGAAAAACTCTGGAGTCCAGGTGTACACTATTGGAGTGAGTAACCCAGACCTGGCAGAGTTGCGATTCATCTCCTCTGACCCTGACGATGAACACGTATTCCTGCTCAGCAATTACAGAGACGCCATCGCTTTTGTTGACTTCCTCAGTGTCACCACCTGCGAGA CTGCTGCCATTGTGGGCACTTGTGAGAGGACGTCGACTCTTGTACCTCAGGACAGCCTCCAGTACTACCAGGCAGAGTGCTCCTCCTTCACCAGCTCTGTACTGGTGGAGCTCACTGACCTATCTGGGGCCAGCTTCCTCTACTGCTCCACTGCTACCACCAACCCAGGGCCCCTCACATCCAACACTGTCCGTGATGAGAGGACAGGGGTCTCCAGGAGACAGTGCCAGCTCAGCATTCCTCCAGGAACAGAG ACAATTCACATTGGAGTCCTTGGTCAAGAAGTGATGAACAATGTGCTGTTGGTTGTCATGGACCGAATTCTGACTCAGACTCAAGTGACTGATAacgttgttgaaggagaccaGTACAGTCTGGATCTGATAACTCTCTTGAGATCAGATGCTACCTCTCAAAG CTGGGTGTATCGAATAGCCGATGGTAACGATGGCAACGTATTTCAAATCTCCAATGGAAGATTTTTCAGAATACGAAGTTCATCTCTCTCTTCGATCAGTTTCGATGCTCAGGCGCAATACAATGTGCTTGTGATAGTGGAACGCTCAGGGGCTACATGCAGCTGCTCACAATTACAAATACAACTGAACATTATCACCAACCGAGTGGATTTTGAAGTGACCCCCAGCGATGCTACTGTACGAGAGGACGCAGCCATTGGACGAAATGTGGTTACCGTGACAGCAACTAACGGGGCAGGCTCTATCACTTATTCCATCACTAGCGGTAACACTGGAAACGCTTTCTCTATAGACTCTACCAGTGGTGTGGTGGAGGTTGCTTCTGCTCTTAACTTTGAAACCGTTAATAGCTACTCATTGACTGTTCGAGCGAATGTAGTGGGCACTTCTGTGACTGGTACCACAAGCTTTACTATCACAGTGATTGATGTCAACGAGGATCCATTCTTTGTCACCAGCTGTGCCAGGCAAGGCAGCTGTTCTTATCCCATCAACGAGAACCGACCTGCGAACACTTGGATTGGACGAATAGAGGCTAACGATCCAGACATGCCAACTCTGACCAATGGAATGCTTAGTTACAGAATATCGCCAGCTGACGTACCTTTTACTATTAACTCTAATGGTGGAATCAGTACGTCTGCAATTCTTGATTACGAAACAGCCACCTCCCACTCTTTCCGAGTGATTGTAACAGatggtagtgtgtccatcagTACAGCTGTGCTAGTAAGCGTCAACGACCTCAATGACAATGCTCCACTTATCTCTGGCCCCAACACAGTCAACATTAACGAGAACACACAAACTGGGTTTGTCCTGACACAGTATCAAGCTTCTGATGCCGATAGTGGCAACAATGCAATAATCCAATTCTCTATGACAACGAGTGGTGGGTTTCTTCCCTTTGATATTGACAGCTCTGAAGGCTCGCTAACTGTAACTGGTGACTTGGACTATGAGCTTGTACAGGAGTACAGTATCACCGTGACAGCAGCTAATCCAGGGACCAATCAAATTAACTCTATAGATACTCGAATTATCGTGAACAATCTGAACGACAATCGACCAACGTTTATTGGCGCTCCATATTCTGGTATTGTGATTGAACATTCCGATGCAGGCACTTCAGTTGTGACTGTACAAGCTACTGACACTGATAGTGGATCACCTGGTGTCGTGAGGTACTCTATTGTGGGTGGGAATTTCGGTAGTGCTTTTCGTGTTGCCGCGGAAACTGGTGTAGTGACTGTAGCCAATGAGATTGATCGTGAGTCAGTAAGTATGTTTGATCTGAGAGTTAGAGCGAGAGATCTTGGGCAGCCTGAGCAAAGAAGAACCACCATCATCCCAATAACTGTGTCTGACATTAACGACCATTCTCCAGTGTTCAATCCAGCTGCCTACAGCGCTCAAGTGAGAGAGGATGTGAGTGTAAACACAGAGATATTCACTGTGTTTGCGTTTGATAATGACGAAGTCGGCAATCCTAACTCTGAAATTAGTTACAGCATCACTCTTGGAAATGTGGGCTCTGTTTTTAGTATTGATTCCACGACTGGTATAGTGAGCATAAGCTCCGGCCTTGACTTTGAGACTGTCTCCAGCTACACTCTCACCATCACAGCCACCGACCGAGGCTCTCCATCACTTGCAGGCTCTGCAATGGCCGCCATTACTGTGGTCAACGTCAATGATGTTCCACCATCGGTACAGGGCAGTGTTAATATCAGCCTCTCGGAGAACACGCCCACTGGAGTGGAGGTGGTCGATTACGATGCAACGGATGCGGATCAATCCACACTAACATTCTCATTCAACTTTGGAAATGATGAGGGAAAATTTTCAATTGACGCAACTTCTGGTAGAATCACGTTGGTTGTTAGTCTTGATTTTGAAACTACTCAGCGATATAATATTGAAGTCAGTGTATCTGATGGAGATCTGGAGACCACCTCAGCGCTTGTAATTGATGTTCTTGATGAGAATGACTTCTCTCCCATCTTTAACAGTCCAACCATGTTTGAAGTTGCGGAGGAGTTGGCTAGTGGAACTTTAATTGGTACGGTGAATGCAGTCGACAGTGACGGTAGCTCCCCTAACAACCAAGTAACTTATGCGTTTGCTCAACAGTCTGCCATTACTGATCATATCACACTCGACACCAACTCTGGAGAAATCAGGACAAATGGAATATTAGATCGCGAGGAGCTCACCCAAATCTTTCTTCCCCCCTTGTCTCGTCAGAGTGTGAACATAGTAGCCAGGGACGGAGGCAGTCCTTCTCAACAGAGCTCTGTGAGCATTACCATTACTCTACTGGACGATAACGACAATGCACCTGTGTTTGGAGATAGTAGCTATGGGAACTCACTCCTGGAAAACCTGACTCCACGCCAGACTGTGTTTCAACTCTCTGCCACTGATGCTGACCTTGAAACTAATGCTGACATTAGATTCTCTTTCACTCTAACGGACAACTCTGGCAATAGCAATCCTTTCGAAATGGATGAGGTGTCTGGACTGTTGGAAATGATCACACCTCTCGATTGTGAGCAGCAATCAAGTTACAGCTTCACACTCACTGCTGTGGACTTGGGGTCTCCTCGACAAAGCAGCTCTGTCTCGGGTCAGCTGACTGTTCTTGATGAAAATGATAATGCTCCCATCTTCACTATGGATACTTATAACTTTGATGTATTTGAAGACGTGCAACAAGATGCTTCAATAGCTCAAGTACTGGCGAGTGATGCGGACAAAGGAACCAATGGTGAAGTGGTGTACTCTATAATCAATCAAGAAATAATACCAGAGTCATTTGAAACTGGTGTAGAAGTAATTCCATCTTTGAGAATCAATTCTTCAACTGGTGAGATATTTCTGGAAACAGAGTTCAATTTCGAGCAACAAGATCAGTACAATGTAACCGTGCTAGCTAATGACAGGGGTGTCCCCAGAATGAGCTCAAGTGCACAAGTTATCTTCAATATCCAAAATGCTGATGAAAGTGCTCCAAGTTTTCCAACGTTGTGTGAATTTAGTGTCCCAGAAAATGCCTCTTTGAATGTAGTAATTGCCGAGTGCTTGGCAACTGACGAGGACAATATAGCCACCTCTCCTAGTGATGTCTTAGTTACCTACAGCATTTTCTCTGGAAACCAAAACAACGTACTTGCAATAGATAGTAATACTGGTGGAATCAGTCTTCTACAAGCTCTAGACAGAGAAACCACTCCCTCTCACTCGTTCACTATCCAAGGCCAGGATATCAGCGGACGTACAGCTTTTCAAAATGTGCGTATAATTGTGAGTGATGCCAACGACAATAGCCCTCAGTTTGGAAGCAGTTCGTACAGCTACGACTTCACAGTATCCCGTATTCAAAGCCGCACTCAGAATTTGATAACAGTGTCTGCAACTGATATGGATATCAACGAAAACAGTGCCATAACTTACTCCATTACTAGTGTGACTCGTGAAGACAGGCGTACAACTTTAGAGATCACTGCCGAGGATGGAGGGTCACCTGTTAGTAGCAGTACTGTTGATATTGTCATCTCCTTTGAGGAGGTGTGTCTACTTCAAGAGTACTCCATTGATTCCTCCACTGGACTAGTGTCAGCTTCTGTGCTGTGCAGTGTCTCCATCAGCCCAAGGGCTCTCAACATCACACTCGGAGGAAGCAGTACTCTGTCTTGTCAAATTCTTCATAACAGTCCAATGAGTTACCAATGGATACACAACGGTTCGTTCATTACCTCGTTGTCGATGACAAATCAAAATTCAGAGATCAGTTATACACTGAGTAATGCACGACCTAGTGACCAAGGAGAGTACGCCTGTAAGGTTTCCACGGCAGCAGGCAGTCTACAATCAGCGTCTGAATTTGTCAGTATTCAAG TTCCTCCCACGATAACAGTGCCTCCTGTGGACCAAGCAGCCAAGGAGGGAGAGAGTGTGACCTTCACCTGTACAGCTGTCGGAGTGCCTGATCCTAAGATAGAGTGGTTTAGAGACAGCACAAGT GTTCAACAAGGCTCAACTCTTGTGATAGAGAAGATAGACTCCACTGATACTGGCACTTACACCTGTGCTGCTACTAATTCTGACCTTATCAATTCTGCGATTGCGTCGGCTACACTCACACTATACA AGTCAGAGAATGTGGTAGAGCTCAGTCTGGATAAGATCAACAGTCCCAGTCAAGATGGCACCTGTCATTACATCGACTACGATGCTATCACA TCTACCATTAACGATTTGACCAGACAAACTACTCTGATAACTGGAGTGGAGGGTTCGAACATTTGTGATGTGTCTGCATGCCTGCCCACCCCCTGTCAGAACAGAGGCACCTGTTCTCTCAATGACCGCTCACTTGGAGGCTACGAGTGCTCCTGTGCTGATGGCTACACTGGCACCAACTGTGCACAAGATGTACCAGAGTGTGCAGAAG ATCCGTGTGAGAATGGTGGCAGCTGCGCTGAATTAGAGGGCAGTTTCCAGTGTGATTGTGTGAGTGGATTTAATGGCCATCGCTGTCAGTACACGGACACCTGTGCCACATCCAATAATTGTACAGCTg GTACTGAGCTATGTGTGGACAACTTTGTAGGAGGGACGCAGTGTGTGCCTCAACCGACACCAGCCACTTCTCTGATCATCACTGGACTCAACATTAAGCCAGGGTTCCTCAACGACATCATACAGTCCTATCTGGAGAGGCAG GTTGCTTCACGTCGGAAGCGCCAGCTCATCTTCACCACCTCCTGTGAGCCTCGATTTATTGAGATGTCTTCTGAGATGTGGTCCCTGGTCTGGTTGTGTGTAGCTCCAGACACTACACCTACTGCCGAGGAAGTGGCCAGCCTGTGTCTCGTACTATTGGAGTCAGGTCATGTGACCTCATGCACACCCCCTGGAGGAGAGGAGATGGTCCTCCCTACACCACCACCTCTACCAGAAACAAA TGCTACTATTGACATCATTTTGGTCAGACCGATCACTGGCGAGGCACTAGATGCTCTACTGATTGTGAAAGAGCTTGAGAATACTGGTGCGGTTGCAGCCATCTCCCAGAACACTGGTAGTGAAGTCACCACCATTACAGCTGAAGACCCAGGCCCCAGAGTAGATCCTGGAGGCAATGAACCTGCAG ACGGCACTGGAAGTGTGGGGGCGGGAGCAGCAATTGGTGCTCTGCTGTTGCTGTGTGTAGTGGTCGGACTCGTTGTAGgaggtgtggtgggtgtggtcaagtaCAAGGAACACAGGAGGAGGCAGGGAAG caaaaGAAACCATGCTTTAGAGAGAGCTCAATCACTTCACTCCATTAATACCGAGGCTCCTCCCCCACACAAGCAGCTGCAGTCCACCAGCTCTACCATGGACCTCCTCGACAACCGCCCTAGCAACAGTGGAAGTCAAGGAGACCCCCTATCCCCTGT gaCCCCGAGGAGCACTGATGAAGTCTTTGCCAACGTTGATGTCGTCGAGGGGGACAACGAATGTTGA